A stretch of uncultured Campylobacter sp. DNA encodes these proteins:
- the rimM gene encoding ribosome maturation factor RimM (Essential for efficient processing of 16S rRNA) has translation MPDDLLEVAKLGRTIGLKGAVKIFDRSDFPSQFKKGAKFYLRNGEILEILSFSGANSSAIFKNYESVEAAANLTNQILYRSKEDTRKFCKLQKGEFFYFDIIGLEIHENGAVLGRVKDILQIGNGYLFEVETDESLILQALPKEFFIPYVDAYVKEILLSERKIFTQNARAILENS, from the coding sequence ATGCCTGATGATCTTTTAGAGGTCGCAAAGCTCGGTCGGACTATCGGCTTAAAGGGCGCGGTTAAAATTTTCGATCGCAGCGACTTCCCCTCTCAGTTTAAAAAAGGCGCCAAATTTTATCTACGAAACGGCGAAATTTTAGAAATTCTATCCTTTAGCGGCGCAAATTCTAGCGCTATTTTTAAAAATTACGAAAGCGTAGAAGCGGCGGCAAATTTAACCAACCAAATCCTTTACCGAAGCAAAGAGGACACGCGGAAATTTTGCAAATTGCAAAAGGGCGAGTTTTTTTACTTCGATATTATCGGGCTTGAAATTCATGAAAACGGCGCGGTTTTGGGGCGCGTAAAGGACATATTGCAGATCGGAAACGGATATCTTTTTGAGGTAGAAACGGATGAAAGCTTAATCTTACAGGCTCTGCCGAAAGAATTTTTTATCCCCTACGTGGATGCCTATGTGAAAGAAATTTTGCTTAGTGAGCGTAAAATTTTTACGCAAAATGCGCGCGCGATTTTGGAAAACTCATGA
- a CDS encoding KH domain-containing protein, translating into MVENFIKEYAKLIADYPQSVSTQKRVGENFTEIIVYADKADTGKLIGKDGKMINAIKTVIIGYKAKDPINYKITVKAKDA; encoded by the coding sequence ATGGTAGAAAATTTTATAAAAGAATACGCAAAGTTGATCGCCGACTATCCGCAGTCCGTTTCTACGCAAAAGCGGGTCGGTGAAAACTTTACCGAGATCATCGTCTATGCCGACAAGGCCGATACAGGCAAACTCATCGGCAAGGACGGCAAAATGATAAACGCCATAAAGACCGTCATCATCGGCTACAAAGCAAAAGATCCGATCAATTATAAAATTACCGTCAAAGCCAAAGATGCCTGA
- the rpsP gene encoding 30S ribosomal protein S16, producing MATVVRLTRIGRKKQPFYRIVVTDSRKRRDGGFIETIGFYNPLKQSDNIKFDAERLAYWKSVGAKLSDRVAQITSK from the coding sequence ATGGCAACAGTTGTTAGGCTTACAAGAATCGGAAGAAAGAAGCAGCCTTTTTACCGCATCGTGGTAACGGATAGCAGGAAAAGACGCGACGGCGGCTTTATCGAGACGATCGGTTTTTATAACCCGTTAAAACAGAGCGATAATATCAAATTCGACGCGGAGCGTTTGGCATACTGGAAGAGTGTAGGCGCGAAGTTAAGCGATAGGGTCGCCCAAATCACAAGCAAATAA
- the ffh gene encoding signal recognition particle protein has translation MFEIISESFKNAVNKLKTIDDEKALKNALETLKKALLKADVHHKVVKDFLALVEADLRIGTIGQKPFLQSIKTNLTKILTAPRGSSQGFVFAGTPPTVALMTGLQGSGKSTSTIKLANYLKLRKKKVLVAACDLQRLAAVEQLRQLCEANEIELFFIEGESDPLKVAEKALSKAKSGLYDVLLVDTAGRLAIDEALMAQLAEMKKALNPHEIFYVADAMSGQDGIKTAAKFDEILGLTGVILSKFDADTKGGVALGIAQQLGIPLRFIGTGEKVADLEGFIPDRITGRIMGEGDLATLAEKTSAVFDEREAKALNKKIKKGEFNFNDFVNQLESVKKLGNMKNLIGMIPGLSGMANKIKDIDLENSKEILHIKAMINSMTPKERENPDLLNNSRKRRLAAGAGLSQVEVNRFLKQFAGASKLAKKFSGKGGMQGLASIAQRQNLPR, from the coding sequence GTGTTTGAGATCATAAGCGAGTCGTTTAAAAACGCGGTCAATAAATTAAAAACAATCGATGACGAAAAAGCTTTAAAAAACGCCTTGGAGACGCTAAAAAAGGCGCTTTTAAAGGCCGACGTGCACCACAAAGTCGTAAAGGATTTTTTGGCACTCGTCGAAGCCGATCTTCGTATCGGCACGATAGGACAGAAGCCGTTTTTGCAGTCCATCAAGACAAATTTGACTAAAATTTTAACGGCGCCTAGGGGCAGCAGTCAGGGGTTTGTATTTGCCGGCACGCCTCCTACGGTAGCTTTGATGACGGGACTCCAAGGAAGCGGAAAATCCACAAGCACGATAAAACTTGCAAACTATCTGAAACTTCGTAAAAAAAAGGTCTTGGTCGCAGCGTGCGACTTGCAGCGCCTAGCCGCGGTCGAACAGCTCCGCCAGCTTTGCGAAGCAAACGAGATTGAGCTATTTTTCATCGAGGGCGAGAGCGATCCGCTAAAGGTTGCGGAAAAAGCGCTAAGCAAGGCTAAGAGCGGGCTTTATGACGTACTGCTCGTAGATACGGCGGGACGTCTTGCGATCGATGAGGCGCTAATGGCGCAGCTTGCAGAGATGAAAAAAGCTCTAAATCCGCATGAAATTTTTTACGTAGCGGACGCCATGAGCGGTCAAGACGGCATTAAAACGGCCGCTAAATTTGATGAAATTTTAGGCCTTACGGGCGTGATCTTAAGTAAATTTGACGCAGATACCAAAGGCGGCGTGGCCCTCGGTATCGCGCAGCAGCTTGGCATCCCGCTTCGCTTTATCGGAACCGGCGAGAAGGTGGCCGATCTGGAGGGCTTTATACCCGATAGAATTACAGGTCGCATTATGGGCGAGGGCGATTTAGCGACGCTAGCCGAGAAAACAAGCGCCGTCTTCGACGAAAGAGAAGCTAAGGCTCTAAACAAAAAGATCAAAAAGGGCGAGTTTAATTTTAACGATTTCGTAAATCAATTAGAAAGTGTGAAAAAGCTCGGCAATATGAAAAATTTAATCGGCATGATCCCGGGGCTTTCCGGCATGGCGAATAAGATAAAAGATATCGATTTGGAAAACTCCAAAGAGATACTTCATATCAAAGCGATGATCAATTCTATGACGCCGAAAGAGCGCGAAAATCCCGATCTGCTAAATAATTCGCGTAAGCGCAGACTTGCTGCCGGCGCGGGACTTTCGCAGGTGGAAGTAAACCGCTTTTTGAAGCAGTTCGCGGGCGCTTCGAAGCTTGCGAAGAAATTTTCGGGCAAGGGCGGTATGCAGGGGCTTGCCTCGATCGCTCAAAGGCAAAATTTACCGAGATAG
- a CDS encoding RluA family pseudouridine synthase, with protein sequence MQEKAYKLLAAQENISHNEAKALIDAGLVSARGTKIALAREMLGENTKFSVMKPAKPAIIYEDENVLAVNKPPFMSSENLEKIYKFGLLNRLDKETSGVVLLYKNEEFREAAIAEFKNLRVKKSYIAIVKGIVSEEMKFDEPILTIKTRSGAFSKISPNGKSAFSEVYPLMISGKKSLVKVRIETGRTHQIRVHLANAGYGVIGDEKYAKSRAKRMFLHSYETEILGLKFKAPLGTSFNEFGFEISKDL encoded by the coding sequence ATGCAAGAAAAAGCCTACAAGCTGCTGGCGGCGCAGGAAAACATCTCGCACAACGAAGCCAAGGCTCTCATCGACGCGGGGCTTGTAAGCGCGCGCGGCACAAAGATCGCTCTAGCGCGCGAGATGCTCGGCGAAAATACTAAATTTAGCGTGATGAAGCCCGCAAAACCCGCGATCATTTACGAGGATGAGAACGTTTTGGCGGTCAATAAGCCGCCCTTTATGAGTAGCGAAAATTTGGAAAAAATCTACAAATTCGGGCTTCTAAACCGCCTGGATAAGGAGACTAGCGGCGTCGTGCTGCTATATAAGAACGAGGAATTTCGCGAAGCGGCGATTGCGGAATTTAAAAATTTGCGCGTGAAGAAAAGCTACATCGCGATCGTAAAAGGGATCGTGAGCGAAGAGATGAAATTTGACGAGCCGATTTTGACGATAAAGACCAGAAGCGGCGCGTTTTCTAAAATTTCGCCAAACGGCAAGAGCGCATTTAGCGAGGTTTATCCGCTGATGATAAGCGGCAAAAAATCGCTCGTAAAAGTGCGGATCGAGACGGGTAGGACGCATCAGATCCGTGTGCATCTGGCGAACGCGGGCTATGGCGTAATAGGCGATGAAAAATACGCTAAAAGCCGCGCGAAGCGGATGTTTCTGCACTCGTACGAGACTGAAATTTTAGGGCTTAAATTTAAAGCTCCGCTAGGTACAAGCTTCAACGAATTCGGCTTTGAAATTTCTAAGGATCTCTGA
- a CDS encoding 3-deoxy-D-manno-octulosonic acid transferase encodes MIYTALAFLAWLAAAPFIFILSFKKKYRTSLKARFFLYKNPKFSPAAVHFHACSLGEVNALAPLISKFESVALSTTTQTGFGAARALTPNSRYLPFENWLPFWLAGSRVLVIFEAELWLNLIRSAKARGSYVILLNARISDRSYESYLRFKFYYRKAFENIDLVLAQSELDAARLRELGAKNIRVAGNIKSANIAVATKDYSAASANSFVLTISNTHEGEEELVLSNLNDFIKFHGSQSALEKYPRTTGSNGDRSLPAAELRGETGSTEPVNLNAASLDTASSSDASSAVPNTAPLNGASLNSTAPNTAASTAAPQKLKIILAPRHPERFEKVREICKTWAREHGLSFERFSGGAGLGSDFILLDAFGELANFYKISNVVILGGSFLRNIGGHSPIEAASFGVPIISGRFFHNQKALYALVQNIALCDANEISNALKEPLKGTRIDKICDLQEIENLIKERI; translated from the coding sequence GTGATCTACACCGCCTTGGCGTTTTTGGCGTGGCTTGCAGCTGCGCCTTTTATTTTTATCCTAAGCTTTAAAAAAAAATACCGTACGAGCCTGAAGGCGCGATTTTTTCTATACAAAAACCCCAAATTTAGCCCCGCAGCGGTGCACTTTCACGCTTGCAGCCTGGGCGAGGTAAATGCTCTCGCGCCGCTAATTTCTAAATTTGAGAGCGTCGCGCTTAGCACGACCACGCAGACGGGCTTCGGTGCGGCGCGTGCGCTCACGCCGAACTCTCGCTACCTGCCGTTTGAAAACTGGCTTCCGTTTTGGCTTGCAGGCAGCCGCGTGCTGGTGATCTTTGAAGCGGAGCTGTGGCTAAATTTGATCCGTTCCGCCAAGGCGCGCGGAAGCTACGTTATCCTGCTAAATGCGCGCATTAGCGACCGCTCGTACGAGAGTTATCTGCGTTTTAAGTTTTATTATCGCAAAGCGTTTGAAAATATCGATTTGGTGCTTGCGCAAAGCGAGCTTGATGCGGCGCGGCTGCGGGAGCTCGGCGCAAAAAATATAAGGGTCGCGGGCAACATAAAAAGCGCGAATATCGCCGTTGCGACGAAGGATTATTCTGCTGCGTCCGCAAATAGCTTTGTGCTTACGATCTCAAACACTCACGAGGGCGAAGAGGAGCTTGTTTTATCAAATTTAAACGATTTTATAAAATTTCACGGCTCGCAGAGTGCTCTCGAAAAATACCCGCGCACAACGGGCTCTAATGGCGATAGGAGCTTGCCTGCGGCTGAGCTTCGCGGCGAGACGGGCTCGACTGAGCCGGTAAATTTAAACGCGGCTTCTTTGGATACGGCGAGCTCAAGCGATGCTTCGTCCGCCGTGCCGAATACGGCGCCTTTAAACGGCGCGTCTTTAAATTCTACCGCACCGAATACGGCGGCTTCGACCGCCGCTCCGCAAAAGCTAAAAATCATCCTGGCGCCGAGACATCCGGAGCGCTTCGAAAAGGTACGTGAAATTTGCAAGACTTGGGCGCGCGAGCATGGGCTTAGCTTTGAGCGGTTTAGCGGCGGCGCGGGGCTTGGGAGCGATTTTATCTTGCTCGATGCCTTCGGGGAGCTAGCGAACTTTTATAAAATTTCAAACGTCGTGATCTTAGGCGGCAGTTTTTTGCGCAATATCGGCGGACATAGCCCGATCGAGGCGGCGAGCTTCGGCGTGCCGATCATCAGCGGACGATTTTTTCATAATCAAAAGGCGCTGTATGCGCTCGTGCAAAACATCGCTCTGTGCGACGCGAACGAAATTTCAAACGCTTTAAAAGAGCCGCTAAAGGGAACGCGGATAGATAAAATTTGCGATCTGCAAGAGATAGAAAATTTAATTAAGGAAAGAATTTAA
- a CDS encoding zinc ribbon domain-containing protein, whose product MNKYLSQLVELCEFDKQLDGFKPKIEAAQEKLGKKSGEISGAKEQIETLNAEIAELKSQILQANAQLSAFSSKLKSTGKKSGAAKTEKEIKALSVEEDIAKEQLEATNEEIERLEKIVAAKEALVKEQSENQEAFEAELKSLQEQVSAEMGEVEVARGAIYAKRDKLMQTMNPKTVSFYEKIRKWAGNTAVSPVRKQACYGCFMRISDKTYSAVIKSDDIVTCPYCGRILYKEAE is encoded by the coding sequence ATGAACAAATATTTAAGCCAATTGGTAGAGCTTTGCGAATTCGATAAGCAGCTGGACGGATTTAAGCCTAAAATCGAGGCCGCGCAGGAGAAGCTGGGCAAAAAAAGCGGCGAAATTTCAGGCGCAAAAGAACAGATCGAAACTCTAAATGCGGAGATCGCCGAGCTAAAATCTCAAATTTTACAAGCAAACGCGCAGCTTAGTGCATTTTCGTCCAAACTAAAAAGCACGGGTAAAAAAAGCGGCGCGGCAAAAACAGAAAAGGAGATCAAAGCCCTTAGCGTCGAAGAGGACATCGCAAAAGAGCAGCTCGAAGCCACAAACGAGGAGATCGAAAGGCTGGAAAAGATCGTAGCCGCAAAGGAAGCGCTCGTAAAAGAGCAGAGCGAAAACCAAGAGGCGTTTGAAGCCGAGTTAAAAAGTTTGCAAGAGCAGGTAAGCGCCGAGATGGGCGAGGTCGAAGTCGCTCGCGGCGCGATCTACGCCAAGCGCGACAAGCTAATGCAGACGATGAACCCCAAAACCGTCTCATTCTACGAAAAGATCCGCAAGTGGGCGGGCAATACGGCGGTCTCGCCGGTGCGCAAACAGGCCTGCTACGGCTGCTTTATGCGCATAAGCGATAAGACTTACTCTGCGGTCATCAAAAGCGACGACATCGTAACCTGCCCGTATTGCGGCAGAATTTTATATAAAGAAGCCGAGTGA
- a CDS encoding Nif3-like dinuclear metal center hexameric protein: MKTGEIYEILNAAAPFCDAEAWDNSGLMLGSLDDEISKIYLSLDVTSELVREAEAGSLFVVHHPLIFSPLKSLDSRLYPANLIYEMIRKNISLVAMHTNFDKHVLNGFVAREILKFEITDEREFLVFMRADLSFEALCADIKRKLGIEHLRAVKTKNFIQNIALCTGSGSELNQSLGVDCFITGDIKYHAALQNLENGVSLIDINHFESERYFGRALAPFLQKSEIEVIISEQKNPFTYY; encoded by the coding sequence ATGAAAACGGGCGAAATTTATGAAATTTTAAACGCCGCCGCGCCCTTTTGCGACGCGGAAGCGTGGGATAATAGCGGGCTAATGCTCGGAAGCTTGGATGATGAAATTTCAAAAATTTATCTAAGCCTCGACGTTACTAGCGAGCTGGTGCGCGAGGCTGAGGCGGGCTCGCTTTTCGTGGTGCACCACCCGCTGATTTTCAGTCCGCTAAAATCGCTTGATTCGCGGCTCTATCCTGCAAATTTGATCTATGAGATGATCCGCAAAAATATCTCTCTCGTCGCGATGCATACGAACTTTGACAAGCACGTTTTAAACGGGTTCGTAGCGCGCGAAATTTTAAAATTTGAAATTACGGATGAGCGGGAATTTTTGGTTTTCATGCGCGCAGATTTGAGCTTTGAGGCTCTGTGCGCGGATATAAAACGCAAGCTTGGCATCGAGCATCTGCGCGCCGTGAAGACGAAAAATTTTATCCAAAATATCGCGCTTTGCACCGGCAGCGGAAGCGAACTAAATCAAAGCTTGGGCGTGGACTGCTTCATCACGGGCGACATAAAATATCACGCCGCACTTCAAAATTTAGAAAACGGCGTGAGTTTGATCGACATAAATCATTTTGAAAGCGAGCGCTATTTTGGGCGCGCGCTCGCACCTTTCTTGCAAAAAAGCGAAATTGAAGTTATAATAAGCGAGCAAAAAAATCCATTTACGTATTATTAA